In Gimesia panareensis, the genomic window AAGTAATTTTCCAGAGCCCTCACTGCTGAAGTGAGGGCTCTTTTCGTAACTCCTTCCCGCCTGCAGGAGCAGCCCCATGCTTCCTCGTCAACTCGAACCCGAAGTCATGGACACCCGCGAGGAAGCGCACGAATACAACGCGATGGACAACGTCGCCGTCAACCGGCTCTTCGCCGACGAAGTCCTCTCGCTCATCGAAACCGCTCAGCCTGACAGCACCGCCCGACTCACTCTGATCGACCCCGGCACAGGTACCGTTTTGATTCCCATTGAAATCTGCAGCCGAAACCAGCAGGTTCAGATCATCGCCGCCGACCTGGCGACCGAAATGCTCAAAGTCGCCGCCGAGAATCTGCGCAGCGCAGAACTCACAGATCGCATCTCGCTCGAACTCGCTGACGCCAGACAGCTTCCCTGTGCAGATCAATCCATGGATGGCGTCATCTCCAACAGCCTGATTCATCACCTTCCGGAACCGCTGCCTATCCTGCAGGAAATGCTGCGCGTCATCAAACCGGGGGGC contains:
- a CDS encoding class I SAM-dependent methyltransferase, which translates into the protein MLPRQLEPEVMDTREEAHEYNAMDNVAVNRLFADEVLSLIETAQPDSTARLTLIDPGTGTVLIPIEICSRNQQVQIIAADLATEMLKVAAENLRSAELTDRISLELADARQLPCADQSMDGVISNSLIHHLPEPLPILQEMLRVIKPGGFLFLRDLARPDSMADLESLVERYAAKETPHQRQLLHDSLHAALTLDEVRDLLTACGLPPASAQLTSDRHWTISLRLAHK